The Spirosoma foliorum genome has a window encoding:
- a CDS encoding AIR synthase-related protein, with translation MDRYAQRGVSASKEDVHNAIAQLDKGLFPKAFCKIVPDTLAGDPDFCTIMHADGAGTKSALAYLYWRETGDLSVWKGIAQDAVVMNTDDLICAGATGPMLLSSTIGRNKNLIPGEVIAEIINGTEEVLQMLRDHGIEIYSTGGETADVGDLVRTVIVDSTVIARMRRDQVISNDRIQPGDVIVGMASYGQATYETSYNGGMGSNGLTSARHDVLAHYLADKYSESFDPAIDKSLIYSGSKQLTDSVAVEQGQAVTVGQLILSPTRTYAPVAKVLLDEHRAQIHGMVHCSGGAQTKVLHFVDNLHIIKDNLFPIPPLFRLIQSESGTSWQEMYKVFNMGHRLEVYLPESHAQRVIDIAQSFGIAAQIIGRVEDYEGKRVTIQSEVGEFIY, from the coding sequence ATGGACCGCTATGCCCAGCGCGGAGTTTCCGCCAGTAAAGAAGACGTTCACAACGCCATTGCCCAACTTGATAAGGGCCTGTTTCCCAAAGCATTTTGTAAAATCGTACCTGATACATTAGCGGGTGATCCCGATTTTTGCACCATTATGCATGCCGATGGAGCTGGCACCAAATCGGCCCTGGCTTATCTGTACTGGCGCGAAACAGGAGATTTGAGCGTTTGGAAAGGCATTGCGCAGGATGCGGTTGTCATGAACACCGACGATCTGATCTGCGCTGGAGCCACAGGACCGATGTTGCTTTCATCGACCATTGGTCGCAACAAAAACCTGATTCCGGGGGAAGTCATTGCCGAAATCATCAACGGGACCGAAGAGGTTTTGCAGATGCTGCGCGACCACGGCATCGAGATTTACAGCACTGGAGGAGAAACCGCTGACGTAGGCGATCTGGTTCGGACGGTAATTGTTGATAGTACGGTTATTGCCCGGATGCGCCGTGATCAGGTGATTAGTAACGACCGTATTCAACCGGGCGATGTGATTGTTGGCATGGCTTCATACGGTCAGGCTACCTACGAAACGTCGTACAATGGAGGGATGGGCAGCAATGGGCTGACGTCGGCTCGCCATGATGTACTGGCTCATTATCTAGCCGATAAATATTCCGAAAGTTTCGATCCGGCTATCGATAAGTCGCTGATTTATAGTGGCTCAAAGCAACTAACAGATTCCGTTGCTGTTGAGCAAGGGCAGGCCGTAACGGTAGGCCAACTGATTTTATCGCCCACGCGCACCTATGCCCCTGTTGCAAAAGTGTTACTAGACGAGCATCGGGCGCAGATTCATGGTATGGTGCATTGCTCAGGTGGAGCGCAAACGAAAGTGCTGCATTTTGTTGACAATCTGCATATTATTAAAGATAACCTCTTTCCCATTCCACCTCTGTTTCGGTTGATTCAGTCCGAAAGTGGCACCAGCTGGCAGGAGATGTACAAGGTGTTCAACATGGGTCATCGGCTTGAGGTTTATCTGCCTGAAAGCCATGCACAGCGTGTTATCGACATCGCTCAATCATTTGGAATAGCCGCTCAGATAATTGGTCGCGTTGAGGACTATGAAGGTAAACGAGTGACCATACAAAGTGAAGTCGGTGAATTTATTTATTAA
- a CDS encoding T9SS type A sorting domain-containing protein, with the protein MVSFIKKIGLVCLLIWALSIQLTSAQVTPFSAVWSFEGNDNGTSSNASAGVSAISYVGVNKLFGTYQSGYAGLGVSLQHWSVSGCTYGEYAQFSIQPQGTAQVTLTSLSFAFSSSSEGPQQLTVRSSADGFSSDIYSRSTSGNYQVASITLSGSNFSNQTSAITFRIYGCNPTSSNGTLRLDEITINGTVTSAPLPVTLLSFTANPEGDRVQLAWATTSEQNADHFLVERSYDLGEYTAVGEVAAKSTTDTRYYYGLTDLNPKPGINYYRLKQIDRDGTTQSFKPVEAIIRTDEPVASVYPNPTNSNRIHLRLWNADDATVQLRSMTGQQITGRLERQAGEADLVFEQPLAAGLYWLDVHVNGRRRVIKVLVP; encoded by the coding sequence ATGGTATCCTTTATAAAGAAAATCGGTCTTGTCTGTCTGCTTATCTGGGCGTTATCAATACAGCTGACTTCTGCGCAGGTCACGCCATTCTCTGCTGTGTGGAGTTTTGAAGGTAATGATAATGGGACATCGTCGAACGCATCAGCTGGCGTTTCGGCGATCAGTTATGTTGGCGTCAATAAACTATTTGGTACATACCAGTCGGGCTACGCCGGATTGGGGGTGAGTCTTCAACATTGGTCCGTGAGTGGTTGTACCTATGGCGAGTATGCGCAATTTTCGATACAGCCTCAAGGTACAGCCCAAGTTACGCTTACTTCGCTATCTTTTGCATTCTCCAGTTCGAGTGAAGGACCTCAGCAGCTTACCGTTAGGTCGAGTGCCGACGGATTTAGCAGTGATATTTATTCGAGGTCCACTTCTGGAAACTATCAGGTAGCGTCTATTACGCTAAGTGGCTCTAATTTTAGTAACCAAACGTCGGCAATAACCTTCCGGATTTACGGCTGCAATCCAACTTCCAGTAACGGAACGCTTCGACTTGATGAAATCACCATCAACGGCACCGTCACCAGTGCACCGCTTCCCGTCACGCTACTTTCTTTCACTGCCAATCCCGAAGGTGACCGTGTTCAACTGGCCTGGGCAACCACATCGGAACAGAATGCAGATCATTTTCTGGTTGAACGTAGTTACGACTTAGGCGAATACACTGCCGTAGGTGAAGTGGCCGCCAAAAGCACAACCGATACCCGATACTATTACGGCCTGACAGATTTGAATCCGAAACCAGGTATCAACTATTACCGTCTGAAACAGATTGACCGGGATGGTACAACCCAAAGTTTCAAACCTGTAGAAGCCATTATTCGAACTGACGAACCCGTTGCGTCCGTTTATCCTAACCCCACCAACTCTAACCGAATCCACTTGCGATTGTGGAATGCCGACGATGCAACTGTGCAACTACGATCTATGACGGGTCAACAAATTACCGGTCGATTGGAGCGTCAGGCTGGCGAAGCTGATCTGGTGTTTGAGCAACCGTTGGCCGCGGGCTTGTATTGGCTGGACGTGCACGTGAATGGGAGAAGACGGGTGATTAAGGTGCTTGTGCCGTAA
- a CDS encoding RHS repeat domain-containing protein, translating to MLIFLFRRTLLVCLVGLCPLVFAQKLPGDSATTAPVNQPSLVATLSDLLPQITPKSPTVAALGRYGEYPVSMYTGLPSIEIPIHEFKVGTLTVPIKLTYHASGLKVNDLASWVGMGWSLQTGGLITRNVLSRPDEQDTPTTGVLNRSIVSPTYDPSCPTDATDLPISNLATNLVDSQRDLFAYRTPAGSNTFILPTLSSPVFLSPEPVSLTASSGLSSFTLVDASGTQFRYADAETTFTNPTSSNAYASFTSAWHLSEIVSLNSSERAIYTYTSALNQPSAPEPTDTWVVLANLSESSPSVSGIQTGISSQTHRNASVQVGTRLPNEIQFPGGKLRFVLEAQARPDGGYALDYIDLMSYDITSGDYALIKRFDFQYVNKNRTDGSSVTFLDQIQLLQNDGATSLGAYTFTYNATPLSAAGGNAKDFWGYYNGQLSTTLLAKQSFVIQENANNPSVTTFTIGDANRDPNESLMKAWVLQSIRYPTGGSTQFDFETNRYNDNGVKLAGGLRIHQIRSYTADNQLATTKTYRYGVNESGWGTFRSKLVNTYTTSLKLNNYQPAPGAPNFSYYAYTFSSSPTYPLSPDDGSPVTYAEVAEYAEDGSGNTTGKTLSQFRDAASDGLIQLAPGKTFLTSRSWDRGQLENRTVTDANGNLQSKLVQAFSTIASGSTTDLAGILVQRSVQQIGAKQATNGCNTIDDAYLPFQTYLFNYGLTKLTGSSEYTYADDNSGRYTVKTTLTDYSPVYYLPFRTQVVVEGPANQGNAIVGTLLSYPQDFGSIPANASSPELQGIRALQTRNVYLPIEEVHFRQEAGSSNWDYKTGKLTTYTPTTLNGLTTALPYRTYRMESLYNSFPANNPYRSSAQRYTASGSASSFPTDPRMVLRLTMTNYDANGNLTRYELTNGAATAFGYDTYTPGGGVQFSVVNQQTLNAGQANAQSSTYSYTRPLLGPRTTTDPRGVTTTYEYDAFGRLATIKDKDGNVLKNYSYHYATQP from the coding sequence ATGCTAATTTTCCTGTTTCGACGCACCTTGCTGGTGTGCCTGGTCGGACTATGCCCTTTGGTATTCGCTCAGAAACTCCCTGGTGATTCGGCAACGACTGCGCCAGTCAATCAACCGTCTCTGGTAGCAACGTTGTCAGATCTGTTGCCACAAATTACCCCAAAATCGCCTACGGTGGCGGCTCTGGGTCGCTATGGCGAATACCCCGTGAGTATGTATACGGGCCTGCCTTCCATCGAAATCCCGATCCACGAATTTAAGGTTGGTACGCTCACGGTGCCCATTAAACTCACTTACCACGCGTCGGGCCTAAAAGTCAACGATCTGGCCTCGTGGGTAGGTATGGGCTGGAGTCTGCAAACCGGAGGGCTCATTACTCGTAATGTTCTGAGCCGACCCGATGAACAGGACACGCCAACTACGGGTGTACTGAATCGGTCTATTGTATCACCAACCTATGACCCATCCTGCCCAACCGATGCCACCGATTTACCGATTAGTAATCTGGCTACTAATCTGGTCGATAGTCAGCGGGATCTGTTTGCATATCGAACCCCGGCAGGAAGCAATACCTTTATTCTGCCTACGTTGTCTTCTCCCGTTTTTCTCTCTCCCGAACCGGTTAGCCTCACGGCATCTTCAGGGCTTAGTTCGTTTACGTTGGTCGATGCCAGCGGCACTCAGTTTCGTTATGCCGATGCCGAAACCACGTTTACCAACCCAACCTCGTCCAATGCCTATGCCAGCTTTACGAGTGCCTGGCATTTGAGCGAAATTGTTAGCCTGAACAGTTCTGAACGGGCTATCTATACCTATACATCAGCTCTCAATCAGCCATCGGCCCCTGAACCGACCGATACCTGGGTTGTATTGGCCAATTTGAGCGAATCATCGCCTAGTGTATCGGGCATACAAACAGGTATTAGCAGCCAAACCCATCGAAATGCATCTGTGCAGGTAGGTACCCGGCTGCCCAATGAGATTCAGTTTCCGGGCGGTAAACTCCGCTTTGTGCTGGAAGCCCAGGCTCGGCCCGATGGCGGCTACGCTCTGGATTATATCGATCTGATGAGTTACGACATAACCAGTGGAGACTATGCACTGATCAAACGCTTCGACTTTCAGTATGTGAACAAAAACCGCACCGATGGCTCGTCGGTGACGTTTTTAGATCAGATCCAGTTGCTCCAGAACGATGGGGCCACAAGTCTGGGCGCCTATACGTTCACTTATAATGCCACGCCCTTGTCGGCTGCGGGTGGGAATGCCAAAGATTTCTGGGGGTATTACAATGGCCAACTTAGTACTACTCTCCTGGCCAAGCAATCGTTTGTCATTCAGGAGAATGCCAATAATCCGTCGGTAACTACCTTCACCATTGGCGATGCCAACCGCGACCCCAACGAGAGTTTGATGAAGGCCTGGGTACTTCAGTCGATCCGCTACCCAACGGGCGGCTCGACCCAGTTCGATTTTGAGACCAATCGGTATAACGACAATGGCGTAAAACTGGCGGGGGGCCTTCGGATTCATCAGATTCGGAGCTATACGGCAGACAATCAACTGGCCACTACCAAAACCTATCGGTATGGCGTGAATGAGTCGGGTTGGGGTACGTTTCGGTCTAAGTTGGTCAATACCTATACTACCAGCCTGAAACTGAATAATTACCAACCTGCGCCGGGTGCCCCCAACTTTAGCTACTACGCCTATACCTTCTCGTCATCGCCCACTTACCCGCTCTCGCCCGATGATGGCAGTCCGGTAACGTATGCCGAAGTAGCCGAATATGCTGAAGATGGGAGTGGTAATACTACGGGTAAAACCCTGTCTCAGTTTCGGGATGCGGCTTCTGATGGGCTGATCCAACTGGCCCCCGGCAAAACGTTTCTGACCAGCCGGAGCTGGGATCGGGGCCAACTAGAGAACCGAACCGTTACCGATGCCAATGGCAACCTACAATCTAAACTGGTTCAGGCATTTAGTACGATTGCCTCGGGTAGTACCACCGATCTGGCTGGCATACTGGTACAACGATCTGTCCAGCAAATTGGGGCGAAGCAGGCTACCAACGGCTGTAATACCATTGATGATGCGTATCTGCCCTTTCAAACCTATTTATTCAATTACGGGCTGACCAAACTTACGGGTAGCAGCGAGTACACCTATGCTGATGATAATTCAGGTCGCTATACGGTAAAAACCACACTGACCGATTACTCACCTGTCTACTATCTTCCCTTCCGAACGCAGGTGGTTGTCGAAGGTCCAGCGAATCAAGGCAATGCCATTGTGGGCACGTTACTCAGTTACCCGCAGGATTTTGGCTCCATACCAGCCAACGCCAGCAGTCCTGAGCTACAGGGTATTCGGGCTTTACAGACGCGAAACGTGTACTTGCCCATCGAAGAAGTCCACTTTCGACAAGAAGCAGGCTCCAGCAATTGGGACTATAAAACGGGCAAGCTAACTACCTATACACCCACTACTCTGAATGGGCTGACAACGGCCCTGCCTTACCGGACTTACCGGATGGAGTCGCTTTATAACTCGTTTCCCGCCAACAACCCCTATCGCTCTTCGGCACAGCGGTACACGGCATCTGGCTCTGCGAGTAGTTTCCCAACTGATCCACGTATGGTTTTGCGGCTAACGATGACCAATTATGATGCCAACGGAAATCTGACCCGCTATGAACTGACCAACGGAGCCGCTACCGCCTTTGGCTATGATACGTATACGCCCGGCGGAGGAGTTCAGTTCTCGGTGGTAAACCAGCAAACGCTCAACGCGGGGCAAGCCAATGCTCAGTCCAGCACCTACAGCTACACGCGCCCTCTGCTGGGGCCACGCACCACCACCGATCCGCGCGGGGTAACAACCACCTACGAGTATGATGCCTTTGGCCGACTGGCAACCATCAAAGACAAAGACGGAAACGTGCTCAAAAACTATTCATACCACTACGCTACCCAGCCATGA
- a CDS encoding DUF6443 domain-containing protein: protein MRQSLFSQLILGILLLLFVCFSAWAQVSPSAGQNYVVEQTPRTAQTSVSLNSSYVDVPATVSYLDGLGRPTQTVQVRGAGDASTDIVTSSTSYDAYGRPNQSFLPVPGGVGGTFLSSPQSSGASFYGDTNPYSETIYEASPLNRPTQQWGPGQNWRTANRKQQLSYGVPGDGATSSGIIRFKVNFFSNVIYGNIEGGSGWDYFGPFDIASRTTTDEQNNQTIEYTDLQGRMIRRDVVLPSQTLTTVYVYDSYERLAAVIPPKLYDWFVANGSAAALYFYTNGDSNTPNLQFIDNCYVYQYDARGRVIRKHIPSAGWTDLVYDQLDRLVMSQDQQDKAEGKWRFTRYDGLNRVVATGRMPLSRAADDLRADFTGVSNETFPSTVNPFGTDLLTESFYDNYTGSPLTFSIIFSSGAPSPWPNATQPNATGLLTRSGVRNLETGAWYSSAFWYDDKARVIQHQSQNHLGFIEHTDTHYQFNGEVLISRFTDEETISSDRYFAYDHLSRPISVSFTPADEPFEMARYSYDAIGRLGQKLIQPTGSGTVTGGNNSITRTANPPTGTTLDQAPDFVEILPDNFDLNYQSNANGLYEAKIGPATGSTTTPALQTLDYRYHIRGWLRGVNVDAMGQPVLNISRGDVFAFGLDYETAGFYDGNIGKQRWLGSRQPSQTRQYTYAYDTASRLSGATYTGASGENYSLFNMSYDQNGNIQTLNRAGIDQLTYSYGEGNKLLSVSDATSNTAGFADGNTSGNDYEYWPDGSLKKDLNRGITDIQYNLLKLPKQISFSTGKVVSYTYTATGQKLRMSSSTGQIRDYLAESENLNGQFDCLYTPEGRAFSGGYEYYHKDHLGNIRAVYWDSLGVLKVNQWRDYDPWGLELSELSSGNSTNRLKFNGKESLAEVGGGVLDYGARLYDATIGRWGVVDPLAEVNRRFSPFVYGNNNPVRMIDPDGREAKDQTNQGFEYSDGYSKQNSRNTTGSVSFEGAYQNGEGSGGEEPIKGGGFPKGEIRSTAEQNAVIRPADGLRQTEVDKAAQLGVDIAWTVEGGATLLKLTKWFKSLVSFSKAVVEGSEDILKLFSGTEKAWQSGATPNSVYTYLSSDGKAVSNYIYNAEGKVIYQVDFGKHGKYLSGHGHEMTIPGNLGSGHQGHIPYNLVPSQYLQVPKGVSYSTPIGH, encoded by the coding sequence ATGAGACAATCGCTTTTTAGTCAACTTATTCTGGGCATTTTGCTGCTGCTTTTCGTCTGTTTTTCGGCCTGGGCACAGGTTTCGCCCAGCGCTGGACAGAACTACGTGGTTGAGCAAACACCCCGCACGGCGCAGACGTCCGTTTCGCTCAACAGCAGTTATGTGGATGTACCCGCTACGGTTTCGTATCTGGATGGGTTGGGCCGACCCACGCAAACCGTGCAGGTGCGGGGCGCGGGCGATGCCAGCACCGATATAGTAACGAGTAGTACCTCCTACGATGCCTATGGCCGACCCAACCAGAGTTTTCTGCCTGTACCCGGTGGCGTGGGTGGAACGTTCCTGAGCAGCCCGCAGTCGTCGGGAGCTTCCTTTTATGGCGACACGAATCCGTACAGTGAAACTATTTATGAAGCCAGTCCGCTGAACCGACCCACCCAACAATGGGGACCGGGCCAGAACTGGCGAACGGCCAACCGAAAACAACAGCTAAGCTATGGCGTACCGGGCGACGGAGCTACCAGCAGTGGCATTATTCGGTTTAAGGTCAATTTCTTCTCAAACGTCATTTACGGCAATATTGAAGGCGGTTCGGGTTGGGATTACTTTGGCCCCTTCGACATTGCCAGCCGCACTACCACCGACGAGCAGAACAACCAGACCATCGAGTACACCGATTTGCAGGGGCGCATGATCCGGCGCGATGTGGTATTGCCCAGCCAGACCCTCACGACCGTATATGTTTATGACAGCTATGAGCGACTGGCCGCCGTGATTCCACCCAAGCTCTACGACTGGTTTGTAGCCAACGGCTCGGCCGCGGCCCTGTATTTCTATACAAACGGCGACTCGAATACGCCCAATCTGCAGTTTATCGATAATTGCTACGTGTATCAGTACGATGCCAGAGGCCGGGTAATCCGCAAGCACATTCCCTCGGCGGGTTGGACAGACTTAGTCTATGACCAGTTAGACCGACTGGTAATGAGCCAGGATCAACAGGACAAAGCCGAAGGTAAATGGCGGTTTACGCGCTATGACGGGCTAAATCGAGTGGTAGCCACAGGCCGGATGCCCCTAAGCCGAGCCGCCGATGACCTGCGAGCCGACTTCACCGGCGTTAGTAACGAGACCTTCCCCAGCACCGTAAACCCCTTTGGCACCGACCTACTGACGGAAAGCTTCTACGACAACTACACTGGTTCGCCATTGACTTTCAGTATTATATTTAGCAGTGGTGCTCCGTCTCCTTGGCCAAATGCAACCCAGCCCAATGCGACTGGTTTATTAACCAGGAGTGGTGTGCGGAACCTAGAAACGGGTGCTTGGTACTCGTCGGCCTTCTGGTACGATGATAAAGCCCGAGTCATTCAGCACCAAAGCCAGAATCATCTGGGCTTCATTGAGCACACAGATACCCACTATCAATTTAACGGTGAAGTACTGATATCAAGGTTTACGGACGAAGAAACCATCAGTTCCGACCGTTACTTTGCCTACGACCATCTGAGTCGACCCATCAGTGTTTCTTTCACGCCAGCGGACGAACCCTTTGAGATGGCGCGTTACAGTTACGATGCCATTGGTAGATTGGGCCAGAAACTGATTCAGCCCACAGGTAGTGGGACAGTAACAGGTGGTAACAATTCTATTACTCGGACTGCTAATCCTCCCACAGGAACCACACTGGATCAGGCGCCTGATTTTGTCGAAATCCTGCCAGATAATTTTGATCTGAATTACCAGAGCAACGCTAACGGCCTCTATGAAGCTAAGATTGGGCCAGCTACCGGGAGCACAACGACCCCAGCCTTACAAACGCTGGACTACCGCTACCACATTCGAGGCTGGTTACGCGGGGTAAATGTGGATGCGATGGGTCAACCTGTGCTCAACATCAGCCGGGGTGATGTATTCGCTTTTGGTCTGGACTATGAAACGGCAGGTTTCTACGATGGTAACATTGGTAAACAACGTTGGCTAGGAAGCCGCCAGCCTAGCCAAACTCGGCAATATACCTACGCTTATGACACAGCTAGCCGCCTATCGGGAGCTACGTACACGGGGGCATCTGGAGAGAATTATTCTCTTTTCAATATGAGCTATGATCAGAATGGCAATATCCAAACCCTGAATCGGGCGGGCATTGACCAACTGACCTACAGCTACGGTGAAGGCAACAAACTCTTATCGGTTAGTGATGCGACCAGCAACACGGCTGGTTTCGCCGATGGTAACACGAGTGGAAATGATTATGAGTACTGGCCCGATGGAAGTCTGAAGAAAGACTTGAACCGAGGCATCACCGATATTCAATACAACCTGCTGAAGCTGCCTAAACAAATCAGTTTCAGTACAGGCAAAGTCGTCTCCTACACTTATACGGCCACGGGCCAGAAGCTGCGGATGAGCAGCTCTACAGGCCAGATTCGTGATTATCTGGCTGAATCAGAAAACCTTAATGGGCAATTTGACTGTCTGTATACGCCCGAAGGGCGAGCCTTTTCGGGTGGCTATGAGTATTATCATAAAGATCACCTGGGCAACATCCGAGCCGTTTACTGGGACAGTTTGGGGGTGTTGAAGGTGAATCAATGGCGTGATTACGACCCCTGGGGCCTGGAGCTATCGGAGCTCAGTAGTGGCAATAGCACCAATCGGCTCAAGTTTAATGGCAAGGAGAGTTTGGCGGAGGTGGGCGGTGGAGTGTTGGATTATGGCGCCCGGTTGTATGATGCGACGATTGGTCGTTGGGGTGTGGTTGATCCTTTGGCGGAGGTCAATCGGCGGTTCAGTCCGTTTGTGTACGGGAATAACAATCCGGTGCGCATGATTGATCCTGATGGGCGGGAAGCCAAGGATCAGACGAATCAGGGCTTCGAGTACTCGGATGGCTACTCCAAGCAGAATAGCCGTAATACGACGGGTTCGGTTAGTTTTGAAGGGGCGTATCAGAATGGGGAAGGTAGTGGCGGAGAAGAGCCCATAAAAGGGGGAGGTTTTCCCAAAGGTGAAATCCGCTCAACGGCAGAACAAAATGCTGTCATCCGACCAGCGGATGGACTTCGTCAAACAGAGGTGGACAAAGCGGCTCAATTAGGGGTAGATATAGCCTGGACAGTTGAAGGTGGGGCTACTTTATTGAAGTTGACAAAATGGTTTAAATCATTAGTCAGCTTCAGTAAAGCAGTTGTGGAAGGGTCTGAAGATATTCTAAAATTATTTTCAGGTACTGAAAAAGCATGGCAATCAGGTGCTACACCAAATTCAGTCTATACATACTTAAGCAGTGATGGCAAGGCGGTTTCAAATTATATTTATAATGCAGAAGGTAAAGTGATTTATCAAGTGGATTTTGGAAAACATGGTAAATATCTTTCTGGGCATGGACATGAAATGACCATACCAGGTAATTTAGGGAGTGGGCATCAGGGTCATATTCCTTATAATTTAGTGCCGTCACAATATTTACAAGTTCCAAAGGGGGTATCTTATTCTACTCCAATTGGGCATTAA
- a CDS encoding RHS repeat-associated core domain-containing protein: MSTSTGDVRDYTTYTRFLNSHFEQIPTPEGRVVPGDDDPARYEYFHVDHLGNIRAVYYDSLVAIQVGQWTDYDPWGLELSGLSKGANSNRLKYNSKESLAELGGGVLDYGARLYDATIGRWGVVDPLAEVNRRFSPFVYGNNNPVRMIDPDGRESQKYDRSERE, encoded by the coding sequence ATGAGTACCTCTACTGGTGATGTGCGTGACTACACCACCTATACCCGCTTTCTGAATAGCCATTTTGAACAAATTCCTACTCCCGAAGGACGGGTGGTTCCGGGGGATGATGACCCCGCCCGCTACGAGTATTTTCATGTGGATCATCTGGGCAACATCCGTGCGGTTTACTATGACAGTTTAGTGGCAATCCAGGTAGGTCAATGGACGGATTATGACCCCTGGGGTTTGGAGTTATCTGGATTAAGCAAAGGGGCTAATTCGAACCGACTCAAGTACAACAGCAAAGAGAGTTTAGCGGAGTTAGGCGGTGGAGTGTTGGATTATGGCGCCCGGTTGTATGATGCGACGATTGGTCGTTGGGGCGTAGTTGATCCTTTGGCAGAGGTCAATCGGCGATTCAGTCCATTTGTGTACGGAAATAACAATCCGGTGCGTATGATTGATCCTGATGGGAGAGAAAGTCAGAAGTATGACCGCTCCGAACGAGAATGA